In Candidatus Pelagibacter ubique HIMB140, a single window of DNA contains:
- a CDS encoding ROK family protein, which produces MSKKFKIGIDYGGTKIEGILLDQDGKQIERKRYLYDKNYISGIETVKKLVSEFDAISEQTCSVGLGIPGFSSKETGLITNANSLWLNDKPFEKDLEIALQRKVKLMNDANCLTLSEAIDGAGKDYQSVFGVIIGTGFGGGLSYKKEIIEGSNQIAGDWGHQPLPYPTDEENKLNVKCPSGNCGRPLCAEQFISGTGFTEIFNKKHNTNFTTTEIVELDKNNDDRANLEFSLYEDRMARLMAVMVGIFDPDVIILGGGMSNIERLYENIPPLIPKYTFAKKIETKVLKNLHGDSSGVRGAAWLWK; this is translated from the coding sequence ATGTCTAAAAAATTTAAGATCGGTATTGACTATGGTGGTACAAAAATAGAGGGCATTCTTTTGGATCAAGATGGGAAACAAATTGAGAGAAAAAGATATTTGTATGACAAAAATTATATTTCAGGAATCGAAACTGTAAAAAAACTAGTAAGTGAATTTGATGCAATTAGTGAACAAACTTGTTCAGTGGGTCTAGGAATACCTGGTTTTTCATCAAAAGAGACTGGATTAATCACTAATGCTAATTCCTTATGGTTAAATGACAAACCATTTGAAAAAGATTTAGAAATTGCATTACAAAGAAAAGTAAAGTTGATGAATGATGCCAATTGTTTAACTTTATCAGAAGCTATAGATGGTGCTGGTAAAGATTATCAGTCAGTATTTGGTGTCATAATTGGAACTGGTTTTGGAGGAGGTTTATCTTATAAAAAAGAAATTATTGAGGGATCAAATCAAATTGCTGGAGATTGGGGTCATCAACCATTACCCTATCCAACTGACGAAGAAAATAAACTAAATGTTAAATGCCCTTCTGGAAATTGTGGAAGACCCTTGTGTGCAGAGCAATTCATCTCAGGAACAGGTTTCACTGAAATTTTTAATAAAAAACATAATACAAATTTTACGACAACAGAAATTGTTGAACTTGATAAAAATAACGATGATCGTGCTAATTTAGAATTTTCTTTATATGAGGATAGAATGGCAAGATTAATGGCTGTAATGGTAGGTATCTTTGATCCAGACGTAATTATTTTGGGTGGAGGAATGTCAAATATTGAAAGATTGTACGAAAATATTCCTCCATTAATCCCCAAATATACTTTTGCAAAAAAAATAGAAACCAAAGTTTTAAAAAACTTACATGGTGATTCCAGTGGAGTAAGAGGAGCTGCTTGGTTGTGGAAATAA
- a CDS encoding inositol monophosphatase family protein, which produces MNSNKTHEIYPKFLNQLAVDLNLFYKKIINSNINVKNKNKSGKFNPVTSFDKAFEKFIRNKINKRFPGHSIVGEEFKTKNKKSDYSWIIDPIDGTKSFVVGNPTWSNLISLNYKGNPQFGLANFPELNKYYFNQSANTAYVVKNGKKRKLRANKKSTFNQMKLAGEFHGWLSLDQQLKILKVLDLMQFPSSDALSYVNFCEGKIDSVIQCVNKIWDIHALIPIIKASGGIASTWSNKDPKEAGTILVSSNKIIHNKMLGYLKPLSEFIPGGINN; this is translated from the coding sequence ATGAATAGCAATAAAACACATGAAATATATCCTAAGTTTTTGAACCAATTAGCTGTTGATTTAAATTTATTTTATAAAAAAATAATTAATTCAAATATAAATGTTAAAAACAAAAATAAATCAGGAAAATTTAATCCTGTAACCAGTTTCGATAAAGCATTTGAAAAATTTATTAGGAATAAAATAAATAAAAGATTTCCTGGTCACAGCATTGTAGGTGAAGAATTTAAAACAAAAAATAAAAAAAGTGATTATTCTTGGATTATAGATCCCATTGATGGTACCAAATCATTTGTTGTTGGAAATCCAACGTGGTCAAATTTAATTTCATTAAATTATAAAGGAAACCCACAATTTGGTTTGGCTAATTTTCCTGAGTTAAATAAATACTATTTTAATCAAAGCGCAAACACGGCTTATGTTGTAAAAAATGGAAAAAAAAGAAAACTTAGAGCAAATAAAAAATCAACATTTAACCAAATGAAATTAGCAGGAGAATTTCATGGTTGGTTATCTTTAGATCAACAACTAAAAATTCTTAAAGTTTTAGATTTAATGCAATTTCCATCGTCAGATGCCTTGAGTTATGTGAATTTTTGTGAGGGAAAAATAGATTCTGTTATTCAATGTGTAAATAAAATTTGGGATATTCATGCTTTAATACCAATAATTAAAGCTTCAGGAGGGATTGCCTCGACTTGGAGTAACAAGGATCCAAAGGAAGCAGGAACTATTTTAGTAAGTTCAAATAAAATTATTCATAATAAAATGCTCGGTTATTTAAAACCGTTATCTGAATTTATTCCTGGAGGAATAAATAATTAA
- a CDS encoding pyridoxamine 5'-phosphate oxidase family protein translates to MTNTVPYYEDFKEIKKKIWSMLNNAIKDRSSPFRIPVFICGSQSDLDGRIVVLRKSDQSNNLVQFHSDIRSDKIEKLKSNKNAAMLFYDKDEKIQVRLKVECTINHNNEVTKESWSKTQHISRKCYLVDNGPGTESDIPTSGLKPELDNFDYTKEQSEEGYKNFTVIQCKIKSIEWLYLAAKGHRRARFDFENNLGSENTISRDYWLVP, encoded by the coding sequence GTGACTAATACTGTTCCTTATTATGAGGACTTTAAGGAGATCAAAAAGAAAATTTGGTCTATGTTAAATAATGCTATCAAAGACAGAAGCTCGCCTTTCAGAATACCTGTATTTATATGTGGTAGCCAATCTGATTTAGATGGTAGAATTGTAGTTCTTCGAAAATCAGATCAATCTAATAACTTAGTTCAGTTTCATAGTGACATTCGTTCAGATAAAATTGAAAAATTAAAATCTAACAAAAATGCAGCAATGCTATTTTATGATAAAGATGAAAAAATTCAGGTTAGATTGAAAGTAGAGTGTACTATTAATCATAATAACGAAGTTACTAAAGAATCTTGGTCAAAAACCCAACACATATCTAGAAAATGTTATCTAGTTGATAATGGACCAGGAACTGAGTCTGATATTCCTACATCTGGACTGAAACCTGAGCTTGATAATTTTGATTATACAAAAGAACAAAGTGAAGAAGGTTATAAAAACTTTACGGTTATTCAGTGCAAAATAAAATCAATAGAATGGTTATATTTGGCTGCTAAAGGTCACCGACGAGCTAGATTTGATTTTGAAAACAACCTTGGTTCAGAAAACACAATCTCAAGAGATTATTGGCTTGTACCTTAA
- a CDS encoding NAD(P)-dependent oxidoreductase, whose product MTCNVAFIGLGVMGYPMAGYISKAGHNVTVFNRTKSKAEKWIGEYKGKMADTPAQAAEGADFIFTCVGNDNDLREVATGENGLFNTAKAGSIFIDNSTVSAEVSRELYRAAKDKGFDFLDAPISGGQSGAEGGILTVMVGGDEEVFKKAEPVIDCYSKKVKLIGSCGSGQLTKMMNQMCIAGAVQGLSEAINFGINAGLDMDKVMETISKGAAQSWQMENRYRTMTDDKFDYGFAIDWMRKDLKIAIEEAKRNGSPVPITEIIDGYYAEVQEMGGNRWDSSALIARLKKKK is encoded by the coding sequence ATGACTTGTAATGTTGCTTTCATAGGGCTTGGGGTTATGGGCTACCCTATGGCTGGTTATATATCAAAAGCCGGACACAATGTAACTGTTTTTAATAGAACAAAATCAAAAGCTGAAAAATGGATTGGTGAATACAAAGGTAAAATGGCTGACACTCCTGCTCAGGCAGCAGAAGGTGCAGATTTTATTTTTACATGTGTGGGTAACGATAATGATTTAAGAGAAGTAGCTACAGGAGAGAATGGATTATTTAACACAGCAAAAGCTGGATCAATATTTATTGATAACTCAACTGTGTCTGCGGAAGTGTCTAGAGAATTATATAGAGCTGCAAAAGATAAAGGTTTTGATTTTTTAGATGCACCTATATCTGGAGGTCAGTCTGGTGCGGAGGGTGGAATACTAACTGTCATGGTTGGTGGTGATGAAGAAGTTTTTAAAAAAGCAGAGCCAGTAATTGATTGCTACAGTAAAAAAGTAAAATTAATTGGATCTTGTGGAAGCGGTCAACTGACTAAAATGATGAACCAAATGTGTATAGCTGGTGCAGTGCAAGGTTTATCAGAAGCAATTAATTTTGGAATAAACGCAGGTTTAGATATGGATAAAGTAATGGAAACTATATCTAAAGGTGCAGCACAGTCTTGGCAGATGGAAAATAGATATCGAACTATGACAGATGATAAGTTTGATTATGGGTTTGCTATTGATTGGATGAGAAAAGATTTAAAAATTGCAATTGAAGAAGCAAAAAGAAATGGTTCGCCTGTGCCAATTACAGAAATCATAGATGGTTACTATGCCGAAGTACAAGAAATGGGTGGTAATCGTTGGGATAGCTCTGCACTTATTGCTCGATTAAAAAAGAAAAAATAA
- a CDS encoding MFS transporter: MFKSLSLKVILFGFIFTFFSSFGQSYFLGLFNTSIREALSISHGQFGSIYASATLCSSFILIWVGKKIDDFSAIKFAYFVIISLSISSFIFSKINSIVFLFLAIFLMRLFGQGLMSHTASTTVSRYFDKSRGKALSTSWLGLSLAEFILPVLIVYFLTFIHWRELWVGFSLLIILILPVASIFLINNLNINSRESDSNNNSQEDAIKQWSRGEVLKDYKFYIICGNLLAMPWIFTGFAVFQSFVQISKGWGPYVIAQSFMVYSICSVLTLFITGILIDKFSSRKLLIFTNIPMLIAALILIVFDHPIVSFIFLGLMGITNGFANVLGTSTWAELYGVRFIGGIKAMTSALMVFSTAFGTALYGFLIDKNFTIEQIATFSAIYVGFMLVLLFLIKNKLNPQYL, encoded by the coding sequence ATGTTTAAAAGTTTAAGTTTAAAAGTAATTTTATTTGGTTTTATTTTTACATTTTTTTCAAGTTTTGGACAGAGTTATTTTCTTGGTTTGTTTAACACTAGTATTAGAGAAGCTCTTTCTATATCTCATGGACAATTTGGTTCAATTTATGCTTCTGCAACTTTATGCAGTAGTTTTATTTTAATATGGGTTGGAAAAAAAATAGATGATTTTAGTGCAATTAAATTTGCATATTTTGTAATTATATCATTAAGCATATCTTCATTTATATTTTCTAAAATCAATTCAATAGTTTTTTTATTTTTAGCAATTTTTTTAATGAGGTTATTTGGTCAAGGGTTAATGTCTCATACTGCTAGTACTACAGTTTCAAGATATTTTGATAAATCAAGAGGAAAAGCATTAAGTACTTCTTGGTTAGGTTTGTCGTTAGCAGAATTTATTTTACCAGTTTTAATAGTATATTTTTTAACTTTCATACATTGGAGGGAGTTATGGGTAGGATTTTCTTTGCTTATTATTTTAATTCTACCTGTTGCTTCTATCTTTTTAATAAATAATTTAAATATTAATTCTAGAGAGTCTGACAGTAATAATAATTCTCAAGAGGATGCAATTAAACAATGGTCCAGAGGAGAAGTGTTAAAAGATTATAAGTTTTATATTATTTGTGGGAACTTATTAGCAATGCCATGGATTTTTACAGGCTTTGCAGTTTTTCAATCATTTGTTCAAATTTCTAAGGGATGGGGTCCATATGTGATAGCTCAATCTTTTATGGTCTATTCGATTTGTTCTGTTTTGACTTTATTTATAACTGGTATTTTAATAGATAAGTTTTCAAGCAGGAAATTATTAATTTTTACAAATATTCCCATGTTGATTGCAGCTTTAATATTGATAGTTTTTGATCACCCAATTGTTTCATTTATTTTCTTAGGATTGATGGGGATAACAAATGGTTTTGCAAATGTTTTAGGCACATCTACATGGGCAGAATTATATGGTGTAAGATTTATTGGAGGAATAAAGGCTATGACCTCTGCTTTAATGGTTTTCTCTACTGCTTTTGGAACTGCTTTGTATGGTTTTTTAATAGATAAAAATTTTACAATAGAACAAATTGCTACTTTTTCGGCAATATATGTTGGATTTATGCTAGTGCTTTTATTCCTTATAAAAAATAAGCTAAATCCTCAATATTTATAA
- the rpoZ gene encoding DNA-directed RNA polymerase subunit omega — MARVTVEDCIDKVESPYELVLVAKERATQLNAGLEPTIDRDNDKNTVISLREIAEDKIKVSDLTESAVYKLRKHVEQVDDGVEDDEDIGDDFENLYKGEISKSGTPILPSKRARKTPEKIQVSKEDLAELSETATPEVDASVGQETMNEQGEVSLDEVSESENQEADVASEDPEASNS; from the coding sequence ATGGCTAGAGTTACCGTTGAAGACTGTATAGATAAAGTAGAAAGTCCTTATGAATTAGTTTTAGTAGCTAAAGAGAGAGCTACTCAACTTAATGCTGGTTTAGAACCAACAATAGATAGGGATAATGATAAAAATACAGTGATATCTTTAAGAGAAATTGCTGAAGATAAAATCAAAGTATCAGATTTAACTGAAAGCGCTGTTTATAAACTCAGAAAACACGTTGAACAAGTTGATGACGGGGTAGAGGATGATGAAGATATTGGTGATGATTTTGAAAATCTTTACAAAGGAGAAATTTCAAAAAGTGGAACTCCAATTTTACCATCTAAAAGAGCAAGAAAAACTCCAGAAAAAATCCAAGTATCAAAGGAAGATTTAGCTGAATTATCTGAAACAGCTACACCTGAAGTAGACGCTTCAGTTGGCCAAGAAACTATGAATGAACAGGGTGAAGTTTCATTAGATGAAGTTTCAGAATCAGAAAATCAAGAAGCAGATGTTGCTTCTGAAGATCCAGAAGCTTCAAACTCATAA
- the dusA gene encoding tRNA dihydrouridine(20/20a) synthase DusA, with amino-acid sequence MNRLVSVAPMMDCTDRHERYFLRLISKNILLYTEMVVDEAINRGDKKKLLEFNINEKPVALQLGGSSPKLLAEASKVGEDFGYDEINLNLGCPSRKVEKNRFGACLMKEPNLVADCLTEMKSKTKLPVTIKTRIGYDNVEDYENLHNFISTLKSTGVETFIIHARKAMLGKFTPKQNLNIPPLKYEFVYKLKEDFPNDEIIINGGITSVDQIKPHLEKTDGVMIGRAAYHTPYLLADIEREIFNNEDIPSRQDVIEQLILYVKDELKKGTRLNQIMRHTLGLFHGQSGASYWKRYLSENMCVRDADVKKIDHLMDKIKYNNVDMREGQSA; translated from the coding sequence ATGAATAGGTTAGTATCAGTTGCTCCTATGATGGACTGTACAGATCGTCATGAACGATATTTTTTAAGACTAATATCCAAAAATATACTTCTTTATACTGAAATGGTTGTCGATGAAGCAATCAATAGAGGTGATAAAAAAAAATTACTAGAATTCAATATCAATGAAAAGCCAGTTGCACTCCAATTAGGTGGATCTTCACCTAAGTTACTTGCGGAGGCATCAAAAGTTGGAGAAGACTTTGGTTACGATGAAATTAATTTAAACTTAGGCTGCCCAAGTAGAAAAGTAGAGAAAAATAGATTTGGTGCTTGTTTAATGAAAGAGCCAAACTTAGTTGCAGATTGTTTAACAGAGATGAAATCAAAAACTAAATTACCTGTAACCATAAAAACTAGAATTGGATATGACAATGTCGAAGATTACGAAAACTTACACAATTTTATATCTACTCTAAAATCTACAGGTGTTGAAACTTTTATTATTCACGCAAGAAAGGCTATGCTTGGTAAGTTTACACCCAAACAAAATCTAAATATTCCACCTTTAAAGTATGAGTTTGTTTATAAGTTAAAAGAAGATTTTCCAAATGATGAAATAATAATCAATGGAGGAATAACCTCTGTTGATCAAATCAAACCTCATTTAGAAAAAACAGATGGCGTTATGATTGGAAGAGCCGCTTATCATACACCTTATTTATTGGCAGATATTGAGAGAGAAATTTTTAATAATGAAGATATTCCTAGCAGGCAAGACGTTATTGAACAGTTAATTCTTTATGTAAAAGATGAGCTAAAAAAAGGAACTCGGTTAAACCAAATCATGAGACACACATTAGGTTTATTTCATGGTCAATCTGGTGCTAGTTATTGGAAAAGATATTTAAGTGAAAATATGTGCGTGAGAGATGCTGATGTAAAAAAAATTGATCACTTAATGGATAAAATTAAATACAATAATGTTGATATGAGAGAAGGTCAATCTGCTTAG
- a CDS encoding sulfite exporter TauE/SafE family protein — MVLTAIPVGFVAGLFGIGGGLITVPFLYYIFGKLSIDQAYIMHLAVGTSFAIIIPTSIVSVLTHHKFNSVDFNVVKSYGFFVVAGVVLGTIFAATFKTKSLVLFFAIVIFLLGIYLLTIKEKEQNVISEMKLYLKIILGAIVGFISAITGIGGAVMNVPILKFFGYSINKAIGSAAAIGFLIALFGATGFFISGSYLKTNLPFSIGFLNVPAFLIFIPITTFMARLGARTVHKIDKNKISKLLAIFLLIVAVKFFYEYIKL, encoded by the coding sequence ATGGTTTTGACTGCAATTCCAGTTGGATTTGTAGCTGGCCTTTTTGGTATTGGTGGCGGTTTAATAACTGTCCCGTTTCTGTATTACATATTTGGCAAACTTAGCATAGATCAAGCTTATATAATGCACTTAGCGGTAGGAACTTCTTTTGCAATAATAATTCCAACATCAATAGTTTCAGTTTTAACCCATCATAAATTTAATTCAGTCGATTTTAATGTAGTTAAAAGCTATGGTTTTTTTGTAGTTGCAGGAGTTGTTTTGGGAACAATATTTGCTGCAACTTTCAAAACAAAATCATTAGTACTTTTTTTTGCAATCGTAATCTTTCTTTTAGGAATTTATTTACTTACGATAAAAGAAAAAGAACAAAATGTAATATCTGAAATGAAATTGTATTTAAAAATAATACTTGGTGCGATTGTTGGATTTATTTCAGCTATAACAGGTATAGGTGGTGCTGTTATGAATGTACCAATTCTTAAATTTTTCGGTTATTCAATTAATAAAGCAATTGGTAGCGCTGCAGCGATTGGTTTTTTAATTGCACTGTTTGGTGCTACAGGTTTTTTTATTTCAGGAAGTTATTTAAAAACAAATTTACCATTTAGTATTGGATTTTTAAATGTACCAGCTTTTTTAATCTTTATTCCGATTACAACTTTTATGGCAAGACTAGGTGCAAGAACAGTTCATAAAATAGATAAAAATAAAATTAGTAAATTACTTGCTATTTTCTTACTAATCGTAGCAGTTAAGTTTTTTTACGAATATATTAAATTATAA
- a CDS encoding HIT domain-containing protein yields MLFKLNRKFLKTSHHLIDLKLCTIRLNNNSKFPWIILIPKRKKITDISDLNSKDQTLLMSEIVYVSKIMKKLFKTSKLNVEKIGNIVPQLHIHIIARSKKDSSWPLSVWVVKGKNYSKTALKVIVDKLRKALK; encoded by the coding sequence ATGTTGTTTAAGTTAAATAGGAAATTTTTAAAGACTTCACATCATCTTATCGATCTTAAATTATGCACTATTAGGCTAAACAATAATTCTAAATTTCCATGGATAATTCTAATTCCCAAAAGAAAAAAGATTACCGACATAAGCGACCTTAATTCTAAAGATCAAACTCTGCTAATGAGTGAAATTGTTTATGTAAGTAAAATAATGAAAAAATTATTTAAAACTTCAAAACTCAATGTAGAAAAAATTGGAAATATTGTTCCTCAGTTGCACATACATATTATTGCTAGAAGTAAAAAAGATAGTTCATGGCCATTATCTGTATGGGTTGTTAAAGGAAAAAATTACTCAAAAACAGCTCTGAAAGTAATAGTAGATAAATTAAGAAAAGCTCTAAAATAA
- a CDS encoding phosphomannomutase/phosphoglucomutase, translating into MSENLKIDPYGFREYDARWLYEKDINSAGIENLGKGLGTQIKNHTKKDHPRIIVGHDYRSYSEEIKTSLKRGLRSTGCHIEDIGLSLSPMVYFAQFNLDADAVAMVTASHNENGWTGVKMGIKKGLTHAPEEMRELKEITLSEKFSKGDGNEKEIKDFDKIYKNDLINKNKINKKIKAVVACGNGTAGVFAPDILRGIGCEVIELDCNLDWNFPKYNPNPEDLEMLHEIAKVVKENNADIGFGFDGDGDRVGVIDNEGNEIFSDKIGLVIARNLSTKHKNSKFVVDVKSTGLYSKDKILLENNCETIYWKTGHSHIKRKVNTEKALAGFEKSGHFFFNQPLGYGYDDGINSAIHVCHLLDNKNKKMSEIINELPNTFQTPTMAPHCKDEEKYQVVEELVKKVEQLKNNKTKIDDQVITEVLTVNGVRFSFEDGSWGLIRASSNKPSLVIVTESPTSDNRKKKIFDFIDDLLQKTGKIGEYDQKI; encoded by the coding sequence ATGAGTGAAAATTTAAAAATAGATCCTTATGGTTTTAGAGAATATGACGCCCGTTGGTTGTATGAGAAAGACATAAACTCAGCAGGAATAGAGAATCTCGGCAAAGGACTTGGAACACAAATAAAAAATCACACCAAAAAAGATCATCCTAGAATTATTGTTGGACATGATTATCGATCTTACAGTGAGGAGATAAAAACCTCACTTAAAAGAGGATTAAGGTCAACAGGATGTCATATAGAAGATATTGGTTTGTCATTATCTCCAATGGTTTATTTTGCACAATTTAATTTAGATGCAGATGCAGTTGCTATGGTTACAGCAAGTCATAATGAAAATGGTTGGACTGGTGTAAAAATGGGTATCAAAAAAGGCTTAACTCATGCACCTGAAGAGATGAGAGAATTAAAAGAAATAACATTGAGTGAAAAGTTTTCAAAAGGTGATGGAAATGAAAAAGAAATAAAAGATTTCGATAAAATTTATAAAAATGACCTAATTAATAAAAACAAAATAAATAAAAAAATTAAAGCTGTAGTTGCTTGTGGCAATGGAACTGCAGGTGTTTTTGCACCAGATATCTTAAGGGGTATTGGGTGTGAAGTGATTGAGTTAGATTGTAACTTAGATTGGAATTTTCCAAAATATAATCCAAATCCAGAAGATTTAGAAATGCTTCATGAAATTGCTAAAGTAGTTAAAGAAAATAATGCTGATATAGGTTTCGGCTTTGATGGTGATGGAGATCGAGTTGGTGTTATTGATAATGAAGGTAACGAAATATTCTCTGATAAAATTGGTTTAGTAATAGCAAGAAATTTATCTACTAAACATAAAAATTCTAAATTTGTAGTAGATGTAAAATCAACAGGTTTATACTCAAAAGACAAAATTTTATTAGAAAACAATTGTGAAACAATTTATTGGAAAACAGGTCATTCCCATATTAAACGTAAAGTTAACACTGAAAAGGCATTAGCAGGCTTTGAAAAAAGTGGACATTTCTTTTTCAATCAGCCTTTGGGATATGGTTACGATGACGGAATAAATTCAGCCATACATGTCTGTCATTTATTAGATAATAAAAATAAAAAAATGAGTGAAATAATTAATGAATTACCAAATACTTTTCAAACACCTACGATGGCGCCACACTGTAAAGATGAAGAAAAATATCAAGTAGTTGAAGAATTAGTTAAAAAAGTAGAACAATTAAAAAATAATAAAACTAAAATTGATGATCAAGTAATCACTGAAGTTCTTACAGTTAATGGAGTAAGATTTTCTTTTGAAGATGGATCTTGGGGATTGATAAGAGCATCATCTAATAAACCTTCATTGGTAATTGTAACTGAAAGCCCAACCTCAGATAATAGAAAGAAGAAAATCTTTGATTTTATTGACGATTTACTTCAAAAAACTGGGAAAATAGGCGAATACGATCAAAAAATTTAG
- a CDS encoding ribonucleoside-diphosphate reductase subunit alpha, which produces MNKILSQALKKAVSEYSPEVKEVSKANKPDLFSLNNETELFQNDKGIIIKIDRSKDSKLTDFGKATLKDRYLGLNESYQDLFARVASTYADDNLHAQRIYNYISNLWFMPATPVLSNGGTKRGLPISCFLNEASDSLGGILDLWSENVWLAAKGGGIGSYWGNLRSIGEKIGRVGKTSGIIPFIKVMDSLTMAISQGSLRRGSAACYLPIDHPEIEEFIEMRRPTGGDPNRKALNLHHGVLVSDAFMRAVETDEQWALKSPADGTVQQTISARNLWIRLLTARIETGEPYIIYIDTVNRQIPQHHKLANLTVKTSNLCSEITLPTGIDKDGRDRTAVCCLSSLNLEKYEEWKDDPDMISDVMRFLDNVLSDFINKAPEQFKDAKYSAERERSVGLGVMGFHSFLQKNRIPLESVMAKSWNKKIFKNIHEKVNQASKDLAEERGACPDAAEYGYQERFSNKTAIAPTASISIICGGASPGVEPIAANSYTHKTLSGSFNVRNRYLEEILESHSKNDEETWSSITTNQGSVNHLDFLTDLEKDVFKTAFELNQSWIIELSGDRTPFISQAQSVNLFLPADVHKKELHKIHFDAWKKGLKSLYYCRSKSIQRAENVNDSKSTDIMANVYKNKSTENSEPEYEECLSCQ; this is translated from the coding sequence ATGAACAAGATTCTATCTCAAGCCCTCAAGAAAGCTGTCTCCGAATATAGCCCAGAAGTTAAAGAAGTTTCAAAAGCAAATAAGCCTGATTTATTTTCTTTAAATAATGAAACAGAATTATTTCAAAACGACAAAGGTATAATAATTAAAATTGATCGTTCTAAAGATTCGAAACTTACAGATTTTGGTAAAGCAACTTTAAAAGATAGATATCTTGGTTTAAACGAATCTTATCAAGATTTATTTGCAAGAGTAGCAAGCACTTATGCTGATGACAATCTACATGCACAAAGAATTTATAATTACATAAGCAATCTTTGGTTTATGCCAGCAACACCCGTTTTATCAAACGGTGGAACTAAAAGAGGTTTACCTATTTCATGTTTTTTAAATGAAGCATCTGATAGCTTAGGTGGAATTTTAGATCTTTGGAGTGAGAATGTTTGGCTTGCTGCGAAGGGTGGAGGAATTGGAAGCTACTGGGGTAACCTAAGATCTATTGGAGAAAAAATTGGCAGAGTTGGAAAAACTTCAGGAATAATTCCTTTTATTAAAGTAATGGATTCTTTGACAATGGCAATTAGCCAAGGCTCATTAAGAAGAGGCTCTGCAGCTTGTTATCTTCCTATCGATCATCCTGAAATAGAAGAGTTTATTGAAATGAGAAGACCAACTGGTGGAGATCCAAATAGAAAAGCATTAAATTTACATCATGGTGTTTTAGTTTCAGATGCTTTCATGAGAGCAGTTGAAACAGATGAACAGTGGGCATTAAAAAGTCCAGCAGACGGAACTGTGCAACAAACTATTTCTGCAAGAAATTTATGGATAAGATTATTGACCGCTAGAATTGAAACTGGTGAGCCTTATATAATTTATATAGACACAGTTAATCGACAAATTCCTCAACATCATAAGTTAGCAAATCTTACTGTTAAAACTTCTAACTTATGCAGTGAGATAACTCTTCCTACAGGAATTGATAAAGATGGTAGAGATAGAACAGCGGTGTGCTGTTTATCATCTTTAAATTTAGAAAAATATGAAGAATGGAAAGATGATCCAGATATGATTAGTGATGTAATGAGATTTTTGGATAATGTGTTATCTGATTTCATTAACAAAGCTCCAGAACAATTTAAAGATGCTAAATACTCTGCTGAAAGAGAGAGAAGTGTTGGTTTGGGTGTTATGGGCTTCCATTCTTTCTTACAGAAAAATAGAATTCCACTTGAGTCTGTAATGGCAAAATCATGGAATAAAAAAATATTTAAAAATATTCATGAAAAAGTTAATCAAGCTTCTAAAGATTTAGCTGAAGAAAGAGGAGCGTGTCCTGATGCTGCAGAGTATGGTTATCAAGAAAGATTTTCTAACAAAACTGCAATTGCACCAACAGCATCAATTTCTATTATTTGTGGAGGAGCTTCTCCAGGAGTAGAGCCCATTGCAGCAAACAGTTATACTCACAAAACTTTATCTGGTTCATTTAATGTGAGAAACAGATATCTTGAAGAAATTCTTGAAAGTCATAGTAAAAATGATGAGGAAACTTGGTCTAGTATTACTACAAACCAAGGCTCAGTTAACCATTTAGATTTTTTAACTGATTTAGAAAAAGATGTATTTAAAACTGCATTTGAACTTAATCAAAGCTGGATAATTGAATTGAGCGGAGACAGAACTCCTTTTATTTCACAAGCTCAATCAGTTAACTTATTTTTACCTGCAGATGTTCATAAAAAAGAATTACATAAAATTCATTTTGATGCGTGGAAGAAAGGTTTAAAGAGCCTTTACTATTGTAGATCAAAATCAATTCAAAGAGCTGAGAATGTTAACGACTCTAAGTCAACAGACATCATGGCTAATGTATATAAAAATAAATCAACCGAAAATAGTGAACCAGAGTACGAGGAGTGTTTGTCATGTCAGTAG